Proteins found in one Streptomyces sp. CB09001 genomic segment:
- a CDS encoding TetR/AcrR family transcriptional regulator has product MAQVRPMRADARRNRERLLAVAAEAFAEHGEGASLDDIARRAGVGVGTLYRHFPTRQALLEAAYLERLEAIAARADVIADARPPGAALMAWLDELAVGMLQVRGLKALLGTAVTGGGPACGDCVRGAATRLVRAAQEAGALRADVEPVEVLRLLHGVVTAAEAADEVDGMAVRRYLSLLMEGLGRG; this is encoded by the coding sequence GTGGCGCAGGTCAGGCCCATGCGGGCGGATGCCCGGCGTAATCGTGAGCGGTTGCTGGCGGTGGCGGCGGAAGCCTTCGCCGAGCACGGTGAGGGCGCCTCCCTGGACGACATCGCCCGGCGGGCCGGGGTCGGCGTCGGCACCCTCTACCGGCACTTTCCGACGCGGCAGGCGCTGCTGGAGGCCGCCTACCTGGAGCGGCTGGAGGCGATCGCGGCCCGCGCCGACGTGATCGCGGACGCCCGGCCGCCGGGCGCGGCGCTCATGGCGTGGCTCGACGAGCTGGCCGTCGGGATGCTCCAGGTGCGCGGGCTCAAGGCGCTGCTCGGTACGGCCGTCACCGGCGGCGGGCCCGCGTGCGGCGACTGTGTGCGGGGCGCGGCGACCCGGCTGGTGCGGGCCGCGCAGGAGGCCGGTGCGCTGCGGGCGGACGTGGAGCCGGTCGAGGTGCTGCGGCTGCTGCACGGCGTGGTGACGGCGGCCGAGGCCGCCGACGAGGTGGACGGCATGGCCGTACGGCGATACCTGTCCCTGCTCATGGAGGGACTGGGGCGGGGCTAG
- a CDS encoding TROVE domain-containing protein: MARFNTKAAKAQPTSRVTSTGRVLRTCEGGRGAERDARSELFLLSVANFVSQQTYYESGAARDDRFATLVRELALSDPSWTAGLLGWLRGEGNLRTASIVGAAEYVKARLDSGVTDGPANRQVVASVLRRPDEPGELLAYWTATYGRAVPKPVKRGIADAVRRLYHGKSLLKYDTASKGYRFGDILNLVHAAPDPDKPWQGELFQYALDRRHNPDTAVPPASNRVLTAHRELMALPVAERRAVVTAPDGAERLTAAGITWEMLAGWLQGPMDKAAWEAVIPSMGAMALLRNLRNFDEAGVSDEVAARVAARISDPAEVARSRQFPFRYLAAYRHAPSLRWSYPLEQALGHSLANVPALGGRTLVLVDRSGSMFFSRMSDRSELTRADAAAVFGTALALRAADADLVEFGSSSNRVKYREGESVLKVLARFGDLGGTHTTEAVRRHYRKHDRVLIVTDEQYAHSRYGDPTEQVPPHVPVYTWNLAGYRAGHGPSGRANRHTFGGLSDAAFRMVPLLEAGRDADWPWDARDEHAR, translated from the coding sequence ATGGCGCGATTCAACACCAAGGCCGCGAAGGCGCAGCCCACCTCGCGCGTGACCTCGACGGGCCGCGTGCTGCGCACCTGCGAGGGCGGCCGGGGCGCCGAGCGCGACGCGCGCTCCGAGCTCTTTCTGCTGTCGGTGGCCAACTTCGTGTCCCAGCAGACCTACTACGAGAGCGGCGCCGCCCGCGACGACCGCTTCGCCACGCTGGTGCGCGAACTCGCCCTCTCCGACCCGTCCTGGACGGCCGGCCTGCTGGGCTGGCTGCGTGGCGAGGGCAACCTGCGCACCGCCTCGATCGTCGGCGCCGCCGAGTACGTCAAGGCGCGGCTCGACTCCGGAGTCACCGACGGACCGGCGAACCGGCAGGTCGTCGCCTCCGTCCTGCGGCGGCCCGACGAGCCCGGTGAGCTGCTCGCGTACTGGACCGCGACGTACGGCCGCGCCGTGCCCAAGCCGGTCAAGCGGGGGATCGCCGACGCCGTGCGACGGCTCTACCACGGCAAGTCGCTGCTGAAGTACGACACCGCGTCCAAGGGGTACCGCTTCGGCGACATCCTCAACCTGGTGCACGCGGCGCCCGACCCGGACAAGCCGTGGCAGGGCGAGCTGTTCCAGTACGCCCTCGACCGCCGGCACAACCCGGACACCGCGGTGCCGCCCGCCTCGAACCGCGTCCTGACCGCGCACCGCGAGCTGATGGCGCTGCCCGTCGCCGAGCGGCGAGCCGTGGTCACGGCACCCGACGGCGCCGAGCGGCTCACGGCGGCGGGCATCACGTGGGAGATGCTGGCCGGCTGGCTCCAGGGGCCGATGGACAAGGCCGCCTGGGAAGCGGTGATCCCGTCCATGGGAGCGATGGCATTGCTCCGCAACCTCCGGAACTTCGACGAGGCCGGTGTCTCGGACGAGGTCGCCGCCCGGGTCGCGGCGAGGATCAGCGACCCGGCCGAGGTGGCGCGCTCGCGGCAGTTCCCCTTCCGCTACCTCGCCGCGTACCGGCACGCGCCGTCGCTGCGCTGGTCGTACCCCCTGGAGCAGGCGCTCGGCCACTCGCTGGCCAACGTGCCCGCGCTGGGCGGCCGGACGCTGGTCCTCGTGGACCGCTCGGGCTCGATGTTCTTCTCGCGTATGTCGGACCGCTCCGAGCTCACCCGGGCCGACGCGGCGGCCGTCTTCGGCACGGCGCTGGCGCTGCGGGCGGCCGACGCGGACCTGGTCGAGTTCGGTTCGTCGAGCAACCGCGTGAAGTACCGCGAGGGCGAGTCGGTGCTGAAGGTTCTGGCCCGCTTCGGCGACCTCGGCGGCACCCACACCACCGAGGCGGTGCGGCGCCACTACAGGAAGCACGACCGGGTACTGATCGTCACCGACGAGCAGTACGCCCACAGCCGGTACGGCGACCCGACCGAGCAGGTGCCGCCGCACGTGCCCGTGTACACCTGGAACCTCGCCGGGTACCGGGCGGGCCACGGTCCGTCGGGCCGGGCGAACCGGCACACCTTCGGAGGGCTCTCGGACGCGGCGTTCCGGATGGTTCCGCTGCTCGAGGCGGGCCGGGACGCCGACTGGCCGTGGGACGCCCGGGACGAGCACGCGCGGTAG
- a CDS encoding PhoX family protein gives MSLTRRDFAGRSALTGAGVVLAGSVGALATAPNALASTDTDSVGEEHGHGHDGHHGHDGHHGHGGVGYGPLVPDPDGILALPAGFRYEVITYSGRTKLESGEYTPSNHDGTAAFDGPRGTTLLVNNHELGGHRDDWPHPVPLTEGLVYDPAAAGGCTVVEVRRGGHVAEWVGIAGTATNCAGGSTPWGTWLTCEETEDKAGKNGMTKDHGYVFEVDPEDHRANRDPKPVKALGRYAHEAVVIDPKRGHAYLTEDASGPNGLLYRWTPPEHFRHGRGRLRTLADDAGVLQAFKCFDSGGKFVDDLSRATKTGTVYGVDWVDVPDRDARTTSVRKQFAAGEVTRARKLEGMWWADGGTYIVSSFARDESPGRPHDGQVWFYDPKRRTLTLKVLLGVNADPSADGAFDGPDNITVSPYGGLVIAEDGDGVQHLFGATDSGRTYPIARNELNLGTEDDPEYSEFTGVTFSPDGRTLYANIQTPGIMLAITGPWKRQKRR, from the coding sequence ATGTCGCTCACCCGCAGGGATTTCGCCGGCCGATCCGCGCTCACCGGCGCCGGGGTCGTACTGGCGGGCAGCGTCGGCGCCCTCGCCACCGCACCGAACGCCCTCGCGTCCACGGACACCGACAGCGTGGGGGAGGAACACGGCCACGGGCACGACGGCCACCACGGGCACGACGGCCACCACGGCCACGGCGGGGTCGGCTACGGACCGCTGGTCCCCGACCCGGACGGCATCCTCGCCCTGCCCGCCGGCTTCCGGTACGAGGTCATCACCTACTCCGGCCGGACCAAGCTGGAATCCGGCGAGTACACCCCGTCCAACCACGACGGCACCGCCGCCTTCGACGGCCCGCGCGGCACCACCCTCCTCGTCAACAACCACGAACTCGGCGGCCACCGCGACGACTGGCCGCACCCCGTCCCGCTCACCGAGGGCCTCGTCTACGACCCGGCCGCCGCCGGCGGCTGCACCGTCGTCGAGGTCCGCCGCGGCGGCCACGTCGCCGAGTGGGTCGGCATCGCCGGCACCGCCACCAACTGCGCGGGCGGCAGCACCCCGTGGGGCACCTGGCTGACCTGCGAGGAGACCGAGGACAAGGCCGGCAAGAACGGCATGACCAAGGACCACGGGTACGTCTTCGAGGTCGACCCCGAGGACCACCGCGCCAACCGCGACCCCAAGCCGGTCAAGGCGCTCGGCCGCTACGCCCACGAGGCCGTCGTCATCGACCCCAAGCGCGGCCACGCCTACCTCACCGAGGACGCCTCCGGCCCCAACGGCCTGCTGTACCGCTGGACCCCGCCGGAGCACTTCCGGCACGGCCGCGGCCGGCTGCGCACCCTCGCCGACGACGCCGGGGTCCTCCAGGCCTTCAAGTGCTTCGACTCCGGCGGCAAGTTCGTCGACGACCTCTCCCGCGCCACGAAGACCGGCACCGTCTACGGCGTCGACTGGGTCGACGTCCCCGACCGCGACGCGAGGACCACCTCCGTGCGCAAGCAGTTCGCCGCCGGCGAGGTCACCCGCGCGCGCAAACTGGAGGGCATGTGGTGGGCCGACGGCGGCACCTACATCGTCTCCTCCTTCGCCCGTGACGAGAGCCCCGGCCGGCCGCACGACGGCCAGGTCTGGTTCTACGACCCGAAGCGCCGCACCCTGACGCTGAAGGTCCTGCTCGGCGTCAACGCCGACCCGTCCGCCGACGGCGCCTTCGACGGCCCCGACAACATCACCGTCTCCCCGTACGGCGGCCTGGTCATCGCCGAGGACGGCGACGGCGTCCAGCACCTGTTCGGCGCCACCGACAGCGGCCGCACCTACCCCATCGCCCGCAACGAACTGAACCTGGGCACCGAGGACGACCCCGAATACAGCGAGTTCACCGGCGTCACCTTCTCGCCCGACGGCCGGACCCTCTACGCCAACATCCAGACGCCGGGCATCATGCTGGCGATCACGGGGCCCTGGAAGCGCCAGAAGCGCCGGTAA